A portion of the Stigmatella aurantiaca DW4/3-1 genome contains these proteins:
- a CDS encoding ligase-associated DNA damage response exonuclease: MYPFQDKPPLVSVTPQGLYCPLGNFHIDPWRPVERALITHAHGDHARGGSQRYLAARAGQGLLHKRLGPGTDLATLEYGERLTVGETTVSFHPAGHVLGSAQIRIEHRGEVWIVSGDYKRTPDPTCTPFEVVRCDTLITEATFGLPIYRWEDPRRVAEDILRWWDGNREAGRASVLFCYALGKAQRLLGELARLTDRPVLVHGAVNGLVGCYREAGVTMLPTQLVSETEKGASFAGALVLAPPSAGGSTWMRRFGEYATAFASGWMRVRGNRRRRGFDRGFVLSDHADWPELLRTVEDTQASRVLVTHGYSEPLSRYLREKGLDAAPLSTPFEGEAED, from the coding sequence GTGTACCCGTTTCAGGACAAACCGCCGCTGGTCTCGGTCACGCCTCAGGGCCTCTACTGCCCTCTGGGAAACTTCCACATTGACCCATGGCGCCCGGTCGAGCGGGCCCTCATCACCCACGCCCACGGAGACCACGCGCGGGGGGGCAGCCAGCGTTACCTGGCGGCCCGGGCTGGCCAGGGATTGCTGCACAAACGGCTGGGCCCGGGCACGGACCTCGCCACCTTGGAATATGGCGAGCGGCTCACCGTGGGTGAAACCACCGTGAGCTTTCACCCCGCGGGCCATGTGCTCGGCAGCGCGCAGATTCGCATCGAGCACCGGGGCGAGGTGTGGATCGTCTCCGGGGACTACAAGCGCACGCCGGATCCGACGTGCACCCCCTTCGAGGTGGTGCGCTGCGACACCCTCATCACCGAGGCCACCTTCGGGCTGCCCATCTACCGCTGGGAGGATCCGCGCCGGGTGGCCGAGGACATCCTGCGCTGGTGGGACGGCAACCGCGAGGCGGGGCGTGCCTCGGTGCTCTTCTGCTACGCGCTGGGCAAGGCGCAGCGCCTCCTGGGGGAACTCGCCCGGCTGACGGACCGGCCCGTTCTCGTGCATGGCGCCGTGAACGGGCTCGTGGGGTGCTACCGCGAGGCGGGCGTGACGATGCTGCCCACGCAGCTCGTGTCCGAGACGGAGAAGGGAGCCTCTTTCGCGGGCGCGCTCGTGCTGGCGCCCCCCAGCGCGGGGGGCTCGACGTGGATGCGCCGCTTCGGCGAGTACGCCACGGCCTTCGCCTCGGGGTGGATGCGCGTGCGCGGCAACCGGCGGCGGCGCGGCTTTGACCGGGGCTTCGTGCTCTCGGACCACGCCGACTGGCCCGAGCTGCTGCGGACGGTGGAGGACACCCAGGCGAGCCGGGTGCTCGTCACCCACGGCTACAGCGAGCCGCTCTCGCGCTACCTGCGCGAGAAGGGGCTGGACGCCGCCCCCCTGTCCACCCCCTTCGAGGGCGAGGCGGAGGACTGA
- a CDS encoding anthranilate synthase component I family protein, protein MNAEERRAAYRQRAEKGQAVPVSVEIPSDLDTPLSVYLKLGLGAGQRGFVLESCLGGESFSRYSHVGTAPAGRVQLDRGGATVWRGDRQERRDGKPLEVLRALWKELAVATLPGEAPFIGGLVGYMGYNCMSWFERHIPDRHPNDLSFPDSEWLLCEEFVTHDTRTQSLRPTVIARPSMHGSVAQALKDAEERAEAMAERLRRPLPPEAYVPEPKRRGEPEMVVHWDRAGYEAAVERVKEYIRAGDCMQVVLARRFESPGAPPPLSLYRALRRVNPSPYLFLVEFGEARALVGASPELLVKVQDGDVVVRPIAGTRRRGINEAEDQALEKELLADEKERAEHTMLVDLGRNDVGRVAAPGSVKVEELMVIERYSHVMHIVSQVRGKLGKGYDALDALAYTFPAGTVSGAPKIRAMQIIDELEPMRRGPYSGAVGYLSFCGTLDVAIALRTFFVDGDRTFWTAGAGLVADSVPRLEADETEAKARALGAALKLAREGGGR, encoded by the coding sequence ATGAACGCAGAAGAGCGGAGAGCGGCGTACCGCCAACGCGCGGAGAAGGGGCAAGCGGTCCCCGTCTCGGTGGAGATTCCATCGGATCTCGATACGCCGTTGTCGGTCTACCTGAAGCTGGGCCTGGGGGCCGGGCAGCGGGGCTTCGTGCTCGAATCGTGCCTCGGCGGCGAGAGCTTCAGCCGCTACAGCCACGTGGGCACTGCTCCCGCGGGCCGCGTCCAGCTCGACCGGGGCGGGGCGACGGTGTGGCGCGGTGATCGTCAGGAGCGCCGCGATGGCAAGCCCCTGGAGGTGCTCCGGGCGCTCTGGAAGGAGCTGGCCGTGGCCACCCTGCCGGGCGAGGCGCCGTTCATCGGCGGGCTCGTGGGCTACATGGGCTATAACTGTATGTCCTGGTTCGAGAGGCACATTCCGGACCGGCATCCCAACGATTTGTCATTCCCGGACTCCGAGTGGCTCTTGTGCGAGGAGTTCGTCACCCATGACACGCGCACGCAGTCGTTGCGGCCCACGGTCATCGCCCGGCCGTCGATGCACGGCAGCGTGGCCCAGGCCCTGAAGGACGCGGAAGAGCGCGCCGAGGCCATGGCCGAGCGCCTGCGCCGCCCGCTTCCGCCGGAAGCCTACGTGCCGGAGCCGAAGCGGCGCGGCGAGCCCGAGATGGTGGTCCACTGGGATCGCGCTGGGTACGAGGCCGCCGTGGAGCGCGTGAAGGAGTACATCCGCGCGGGCGATTGCATGCAGGTGGTGCTGGCGCGGCGGTTCGAGTCGCCTGGCGCGCCGCCCCCGCTCAGCCTGTACCGGGCCCTGCGGCGGGTGAACCCCTCGCCGTACCTCTTCCTGGTGGAGTTCGGGGAAGCGCGCGCGCTGGTGGGCGCCTCGCCCGAGCTGCTCGTGAAGGTGCAGGACGGGGATGTGGTGGTGCGTCCCATCGCCGGCACGCGCCGCCGGGGCATCAACGAGGCCGAGGATCAGGCGCTGGAGAAGGAGCTGCTCGCGGACGAGAAGGAGCGCGCCGAGCACACCATGCTCGTGGACCTGGGACGCAACGACGTGGGCCGCGTGGCGGCTCCGGGCTCCGTGAAGGTCGAGGAGCTGATGGTCATCGAGCGCTACAGCCACGTGATGCACATCGTCTCGCAGGTGCGGGGCAAGCTGGGCAAGGGGTACGACGCGCTGGATGCCCTGGCGTACACGTTCCCGGCGGGGACCGTGTCGGGGGCTCCGAAGATCCGGGCGATGCAGATCATCGACGAACTGGAGCCGATGCGCCGGGGCCCCTACTCGGGCGCGGTGGGCTACCTGAGCTTCTGCGGCACGCTGGATGTGGCCATCGCGCTGCGCACCTTCTTCGTGGACGGAGACCGCACGTTCTGGACTGCGGGGGCGGGGCTGGTCGCCGACTCGGTGCCCCGGCTGGAGGCGGATGAAACGGAGGCCAAGGCCCGTGCGCTCGGCGCGGCGCTGAAGCTGGCCCGTGAGGGAGGTGGGCGATGA
- a CDS encoding ATP-dependent DNA ligase: MRRLADLYEALDATTSTNAKVEAMVRYFREAPPQDAAWGLYFLTGRRLKRLLTSKLLVQWTQELTGIPDWLFDEVYASVGDLAEVIALLLDQHERPAAPEEMPLSWWLEERLLPLKGLDAVEQREQVLSWWRVLPRRELFLLNKLLTGELRVGVSDTLVVRAVAQVAGLPPATVSHRLMGTWAPSRAFFEQLLSPDVSDGDVSRPYPFYLASPLEQPVASLGEPTDWLIEWKWDGIRGQLIRRRGAVYLWSRGEELITDRFPEISEAAAALPDGTVLDGEVLAYEDGKPLPFSRLQRRIGRQKLTSKVLAEAPAAFIAYDLLEEKGEDLRGKPLRERRERLEALLKDKPRFTVSPAVVTGSWNALAALRHESRERNVEGFMLKRLESTYQHGRKRGDWWKWKIDPFTVDAVLLYAHPGHGRRASLYTDYTFAVWNGSDLLPVAKAYSGLSDQEISKLDRWIRAHTKEKFGPVRSVAPEQVFELHFEGIAASPRHKSGVALRFPRIARWRLDKKPQDADSLDRLKELLHAQH, encoded by the coding sequence GTGCGACGGCTCGCGGACCTTTATGAGGCGCTGGACGCCACCACCTCCACCAACGCCAAGGTGGAGGCGATGGTGCGCTACTTCCGGGAGGCCCCGCCCCAGGACGCGGCCTGGGGGCTGTACTTCCTCACCGGCCGGCGCCTGAAGCGGCTCTTGACCTCGAAGCTCCTGGTCCAGTGGACGCAGGAGCTGACGGGGATCCCCGATTGGCTCTTCGACGAGGTGTACGCCTCCGTGGGGGACCTGGCGGAGGTCATCGCGCTGCTGCTGGACCAGCACGAGCGCCCAGCAGCCCCGGAGGAGATGCCCCTGTCCTGGTGGTTGGAGGAGCGGCTGTTGCCCTTGAAGGGGCTGGACGCCGTGGAGCAGCGCGAGCAGGTGCTCTCGTGGTGGAGGGTGCTTCCCCGGCGGGAGCTGTTCCTGCTCAACAAGCTGCTCACCGGAGAGCTGCGGGTCGGCGTCTCGGACACGCTGGTGGTGCGCGCCGTGGCCCAGGTGGCGGGGCTGCCACCGGCCACCGTGTCGCACCGGCTGATGGGAACCTGGGCCCCGTCGCGGGCCTTCTTCGAGCAGCTGCTCTCCCCCGACGTCTCGGACGGCGATGTCTCCCGCCCCTATCCTTTCTATCTCGCCTCGCCCCTGGAGCAACCGGTGGCGTCGTTGGGCGAGCCGACGGACTGGTTGATCGAATGGAAGTGGGATGGCATCCGCGGCCAGCTCATCCGGCGCCGGGGGGCGGTGTACCTGTGGAGCCGGGGCGAGGAACTCATCACCGATCGCTTCCCGGAGATCTCCGAGGCCGCGGCGGCCCTGCCCGATGGGACGGTGCTGGACGGAGAAGTCCTGGCCTACGAGGACGGCAAACCCTTGCCTTTCAGCCGGCTCCAGCGGCGCATCGGCCGGCAGAAGCTGACCTCCAAGGTGCTGGCCGAGGCCCCCGCGGCGTTCATCGCCTATGACTTGCTGGAGGAGAAGGGCGAGGACCTGCGCGGCAAGCCCCTCCGGGAGCGCCGCGAGCGGCTGGAAGCCTTATTGAAGGACAAACCGCGTTTCACCGTGTCCCCCGCCGTGGTGACTGGCTCCTGGAACGCCCTGGCGGCGCTGCGGCACGAGTCCCGCGAGCGCAACGTCGAGGGCTTCATGCTCAAGCGCCTGGAGTCCACCTACCAGCACGGGCGCAAGCGGGGAGATTGGTGGAAGTGGAAGATCGACCCGTTCACCGTGGACGCGGTGCTCCTCTATGCCCACCCCGGGCACGGACGGCGGGCATCGCTCTACACGGACTACACCTTCGCGGTGTGGAACGGCTCGGACCTGCTGCCCGTGGCCAAGGCGTACTCGGGGCTCTCCGACCAGGAGATCTCCAAGCTGGACCGGTGGATTCGCGCCCATACAAAGGAGAAGTTCGGCCCGGTGCGCTCCGTGGCCCCCGAGCAGGTCTTCGAGCTGCACTTCGAGGGCATCGCCGCCTCGCCCCGGCACAAATCGGGCGTGGCCCTGCGCTTCCCGCGCATCGCCCGCTGGCGCCTGGACAAGAAGCCCCAGGATGCGGACTCCCTCGACCGGCTCAAGGAGCTGCTCCATGCCCAGCACTAG
- a CDS encoding anthranilate synthase component II: protein MILVIDNYDSFTFNLVQLLYTLGAEVKVARNDEIDAAGVVSSGASHVVVSPGPCTPYEAGVSMASIREAKVPVFGVCLGHQSIGAVFGGKVIRAPEPIHGKTSPVKHDGKGLFTGMEQGFKAGRYHSLVVEASSLPSELEATAWTPDGLIMGLRHKTRPVVGVQFHPESVLTPDGPTLVKNFLEGRY, encoded by the coding sequence ATGATCCTCGTCATCGACAACTACGATTCGTTTACCTTCAACCTCGTGCAGCTCCTGTACACGCTGGGGGCCGAGGTGAAGGTGGCCCGCAACGACGAGATCGACGCCGCGGGCGTGGTGTCTTCGGGCGCCTCGCACGTGGTGGTGTCTCCGGGGCCTTGCACGCCCTATGAGGCGGGCGTGAGCATGGCGTCCATCCGCGAGGCGAAGGTGCCCGTGTTTGGCGTCTGCCTGGGGCACCAGTCCATTGGCGCCGTCTTCGGGGGCAAGGTGATCCGCGCCCCGGAGCCCATTCACGGGAAGACCTCGCCGGTGAAGCACGATGGCAAGGGGTTGTTCACGGGGATGGAGCAGGGCTTCAAGGCGGGGCGTTACCACTCGCTGGTGGTGGAGGCCTCGTCCCTGCCCTCGGAGCTGGAGGCCACGGCGTGGACGCCGGATGGGCTCATCATGGGGCTGCGGCACAAGACGCGCCCGGTGGTGGGCGTGCAGTTCCATCCGGAGAGCGTGCTCACTCCGGATGGGCCCACGCTGGTGAAGAACTTCCTGGAAGGCCGCTACTGA